One Lucilia cuprina isolate Lc7/37 chromosome 4, ASM2204524v1, whole genome shotgun sequence DNA segment encodes these proteins:
- the LOC111690155 gene encoding probable Rho GTPase-activating protein CG5521 isoform X2, which yields MFTKKSHADIKKSTAKLQDCKKDSASRLRHLRTILDNVDHEDAKSLFETNFSHVYFILYDTFIQAEANLKQKVHKAHREELDGSLWLLEKILCLLPELLARRWQCHSLSRIMGKLLHLGNSPKLRKEGVRYFLLWYQALGENAPAYVHNMYADLIPGLIVPQKGIQGPDVEFNTADFLNHPNMKVEGSTTSVFHDSYSHPVQSSELIALLPPSSSEKSSPPDPTSGLEILLNSMVQTAACLKWRDNHAQKDHKAFAFLLQRFKEVFLPVFCPNFDFNMSVYEPQLDLPTMRSINKKDEVMAPCVVVLINWLSRFTHERLLQHRLDNVHIAEAADHVRLHAYQQALIVRDVLYATRENVNFIHEVYRQAFLLNFTSKAQIDAIRCSIAVYRDWMTGNTPPPFLLEPEESGGTALQQQQQQQNNANAGGTPKSNLRLRNPSYVGAMSRENIGVRAGLQNILQIFVTNAANVFLVNTSNLNIYFPTKSREYRSTPLHEQTEICKKVLNVYRTMVMNTPMDPRTWEQLLLVLLQVTSVVLHQHPPQASKSSSLGGILGQAIFQTLIVTWIRAHTNVPVNVQLWEKFLTVLTSLTHRDELIIEWDKTIQTLTRVFSRYVYSLNLQDLPLDRLAESKGKRRRPGVWQQTSSVSNGSVTKDREHKEQNQQERASTNSRSEENSQSTIGRHGGSVGQGQKHSVGQRYPVTPILSRSYSEGSLPSMPRTPRFRTKHRHLKPPTNLPSSVENSLNTIIHQSSNSPELLENVQLTCNVTQNNDMRRAMSLDSLATLKRSRKSRRFRRNTHNQDDIDDIDGADDDSDDSRSPSPTASSGIEGGSIKDAQIQIDVLAVDSGGSLGESEGNSGNYQTERRSIILGGTATGWLPDSTAIMWKRMLGALGDVNRIPKSDLHAQVFKHLLDMTLNLIKIKQNQGISTDNQQTPPPPALVPPIGIVAPWCYGALQLDKSFKRGKLWAVQLLCTLTVNGAVTGMQHLPLFYCALHRLLAGEDRELIYAALKYLEGPRFLSLLLPGHTLLLLDIVHASAILLTSLEANRLTPRAEVAALLGTLLCYPSTLLPRPLLQPTPQQFELMECADLQDHILNIVLRCARREPSAKARCIALSQLGQWILMKLSHPLAARGSSANSKFQQAVPHSKGQQLKDDHRQYYNPRIKEGLQVLLQALQFKHRTIAMVAVDSLKLCMERGRELASIERMPQLIITAICKALEIQNVTNPKDSDKVVLTSLMLCLGEYCLAFPSAIMLEPINDKGDTLVLMVLRVLLQIASGAPKHERVKLTADDDFDMHIASDDLHDDGKLPEANYQTSETIQACITAIRLCAKAVAMHLVTNLGHFPMGIGAARLSSMVEEQDDVNGYNGCVTAAGNQQNSVNSSDLRRDSVELPSILHAQNMQLFMLNPGLVASFIELPTLKLPGGGVTAGLVTAEKQVRVLLRDLNGKACWDASILYSEPKRECPKMDGYGPSSIDCRGYSPAHSHRYNQVQPMDSLMHSMQGMDISPPRHTLRHRPLGELPLAKDLAPDLDQLDDLLGYIGHTSPECLPYPVAQLNAPAPSPLGSNAEAQAISVILNQRALEQEFIANLNQQALQQPLPGSSTPSIVAGHDTRSLHSMHEPISHNSFESYHSTSLNGRNEIPFQYCRLLFSHLGLAGWERRSRTHLLQRTEKLLRELRNVDLQKCRETHKMAVIYVASGQEDKNSILRNASGSTMYEMFVSALGWEIDLETHNGFLGGLPRQGCGATAPYYATPFLEVIYHVATRMPSDSPEAILLKTRHLGNDEVHIVWSEHSRDYRRDILPTEFCDVLIVVYPLKNGLFRVTVNRKPEVPWFGPLANESVVSGACLATLIRATAINASRTKRAALPLYQQYYEERNRSLDSVSSRYKESTTFEDFANRIYNPMPMSAYATLRDTTNNSAPLAAALIDHQRSSVKGWVQASIDANMKEIPLGIMPSVSASSTAAMEAMNSSNSPRGARKLGSTFKGGPKRLHTGNHTTPPESPTLPLRKFK from the exons TTCATAAAGCTCATCGTGAAGAATTGGACGGTTCATTATGGCTATTGGAAAAAATTCTATGCTTACTGCCAGAGTTGCTGGCTCGACGCTGGCAGTGTCATTCACTCAGTCGTATTATGGGCAAACTCTTACATTTGGGAAATTCGCCAAAATTAAGAAAGGAAGGAGTGCG TTACTTTCTCCTCTGGTATCAGGCGTTGGGTGAAAATGCTCCCGCCTATGTTCATAACATGTATGCCGATTTAATACCCGGACTAATAGTCCCTCAGAAGGGTATACAAGGTCCAGATGTTGAATTTAATACAGCAGATTTTCTCAATCACCCCAATATGAAAGTGGAAGGTAGTACAACCTCAGTATTTCACGATAGTTACTCACATCCCGTTCAAAGTTCAGAGTTAATAGCTCTGTTGCCACCATCGTCAAGTGAAAAATCATCGCCTCCCGATCCGACCAGTGGTCTAGAGATATTACTCAATAGTATGGTACAGACGGCAGCTTGTTTAAAGTGGCGCGATAATCATGCACAAAAAGATCACAAAGCATTTGCATTTTTGCTGCAACGTTTCAAAGAAGTTTTTCTACCAGTATTTTGTCCCAATTTCGATTTTAATATGTCAGTCTATGAACCGCAGTTAGATTTGCCCACAATGAGATCGATTAATAAAAAGGATGAGGTAATGGCACCTTGTGTAGTTGTCTTAATAAATTGGTTGTCACGTTTTACACATGAACGTTTGCTGCAACATCGTTTGGATAATGTACACATAGCTGAGGCAGCAGATCATGTACGTTTGCATGCCTATCAACAGGCTCTTATAGTAAGAGATGTCCTGTATGCTACCAGAGAGAATGTTAATTTCATACATGAAGTTTATCGCCaggcatttttattaaattttacttcgAAAGCTCAAATTGATGCTATACGTTGTTCTATAGCTGTCTATCGAGACTGGATGACGGGTAATACTCCGCCACCGTTTCTCTTGGAACCGGAAGAAAGTGGAGGTACAGCtttgcagcagcaacaacagcagcaaaataaTGCGAATGCCGGTGGCACACCAAAATCGAATTTGCGTTTAAGAAATCCCTCGTATGTGGGAGCCATGTCTAGGGAAAATATTGGTGTAAGAGCAGGTCTTcagaatattttacaaatatttgttaccAATGCAGCCAATGTATTCTTGGTCAACACTAGTAATTTGAACATATATTTTCCCACAAAATCTCGTGAATACCGTTCAACGCCTTTGCATGAACAAACCGAGATTTGTAAGAAAGTATTGAATGTTTATCGTACTATGGTTATGAATACCCCTATGGATCCCAGAACTTGGGAGCAATTATTATTAGTATTGCTGCAAGTCACATCGGTGGTTTTGCATCAGCATCCACCACAAGCTTCGAAAAGTTCCAGTTTAGGCGGCATTTTGGGTCAAGCAATATTCCAAACACTCATAGTCACTTGGATAAGGGCTCACACAAATGTGCCAGTTAATGTGCAATTATGGGAAAAGTTTTTAACAGTCTTGACCTCCTTAACGCATCGTGATGAACTGATTATAGAATGGGACAAGACCATACAAACTTTAACGCGTGTCTTTTCGCGTTATGTCTACTCATTAAACCTACAAGATTTGCCTTTAGATCGTTTGGCCGAGTCGAAGGGTAAACGGCGTAGACCTGGGGTATGGCAACAAACATCATCGGTTTCAAATGGTTCGGTAACAAAAGATAGAGAGCACAAAGAACAAAACCAACAGGAGAGAGCTTCTACCAACAGTCGCTCTGAGGAAAATTCACAATCCACAATTGGAAGACATGGTGGTTCGGTAGGTCAAGGTCAAAAGCATTCAGTTGGCCAACGCTATCCGGTTACACCTATATTGAGCCGTAGCTATAGCGAGGGTAGTTTACCTTCTATGCCACGTACGCCCAGATTTAGAACAAAACATCGACATCTAAAGCCTCCCACAAATTTACCATCTAGTGTGGAAAATTCTCTTAATACCATAATACATCAAAGTTCTAATTCTCCTGAGTTGTTGGAAAATGTTCAATTAACTTGCAATGTCACACAAAATAATGATATGCGTCGCGCCATGTCTTTGGACTCGTTGGCCACTTTAAAACGTTCTAGAAAATCAAGAAGATTTCGAAGAAATACCCACAATCAGGATGATATTGATGACATAGACGGCGCTGATGATGACAGTGACGATTCACGCTCTCCTTCGCCTACCGCTAGTAGTGGCATAGAGGGAGGTTCTATTAAAGATGCTCAAATTCAAATAGATGTTCTAGCCGTTGATAGTGGCGGAAGTCTGGGAGAAAGTGAGGGTAATTCGGGAAATTACCAAACAGAACGAAGATCTATTATACTGGGTGGAACAGCTACTGGTTGGTTGCCCGATTCAACAGCAATTATGTGGAAACGTATGTTGGGTGCTTTAGGTGATGTAAATCGCATACCCAAAAGTGACTTGCATGCTCAAGTTTTCAAGCATTTACTGGACATGACACTGAATTtgataaaaatcaaacaaaatcaaGGCATTTCAACAGACAATCAACAAACACCGCCACCACCAGCATTGGTGCCACCAATTGGTATTGTAGCTCCTTGGTGTTATGGTGCATTACAATTAGACAAATCTTTCAAAAGAGGCAAACTATGGGCTGTACAATTGTTGTGTACTTTAACTGTGAACGGAGCTGTAACAGGCATGCAACATCTGCCCTTATTCTACTGTGCTCTACATCGTTTATTGGCGGGAGAAGATCGCGAATTAATATATGCTGCTTTAAAATATCTAGAAGGCCCTAGATTTTTAAGTTTGCTGCTGCCGGGTCACACTCTGCTGCTATTGGATATAGTACATGCTTCAGCTATTTTGTTGACTTCTTTGGAAGCCAACCGTTTGACACCCCGTGCTGAAGTAGCTGCCTTATTGGGTACGCTTTTATGTTATCCTTCTACTTTGTTACCACGTCCATTGCTGCAACCCACCCCTCAGCAATTTGAGCTAATGGAATGCGCAGATTTACAAGAtcacattttaaatatagtaTTACGCTGCGCACGTAGAGAGCCTTCTGCAAAAGCAAGATGCATTGCTTTGTCACAATTGGGCCAATGGATTCTCATGAAATTGTCACATCCTCTAGCGGCCAGAGGTAGTAGTGCTAATTCAAAATTCCAGCAGGCTGTACCTCATTCTAAAGGCCAACAATTAAAGGATGATCATCGACAATATTACAATCCTCGTATCAAAGAAGGCTTACAAGTTTTGCTGCAAGCATTACAATTTAAACACCGCACTATTGCCATGGTAGCAGTGGATTCTTTGAAGCTGTGCATGGAAAGGGGACGAGAATTGGCCTCGATTGAGCGAATGCCGCAATTAATAATCACAGCTATTTGCAAAGCTTTGGAAATACAAAATGTAACAAATCCCAAAGATTCTGATAAGGTAGTTCTAACTTCCTTAATGTTATGTTTAGGCGAATATTGTTTGGCTTTCCCCTCAGCCATTATGCTGGAACCGATTAATGATAAGGGAGATACTTTGGTCCTTATGGTACTTAGAGTACTCTTACAAATCGCCTCTGGAGCACCTAAACATGAACGAGTAAAATTAACAGCTGACGATGACTTTGATATGCATATAGCCAGCGATGATCTACACGATGATGGTAAATTGCCCGAAGCTAATTACCAGACTTCAGAAACTATACAAGCTTGCATAACAGCAATAAGATTGTGCGCAAAAGCTGTGGCTATGCACTTGGTAACTAATTTGGGCCATTTTCCCATGGGCATTGGAGCGGCTCGCTTAAGTTCTATGGTCGAGGAACAAGATGATGTAAATGGTTACAATGGTTGCGTTACGGCAGCTGGAAATCAACAAAATTCCGTAAATAGTTCTGATCTAAGACGGGATTCCGTGGAATTGCCCTCAATTTTACATGCTCAAAATATGCAATTGTTTATGCTTAATCCTGGTCTAGTGGCCAGTTTTATTGAATTGCCTACACTTAAATTGCCGGGTGGTGGTGTTACTGCTGGTTTGGTGACAGCCGAAAAACAAGTTCGAGTTCTGCTGCGCGATTTGAATGGTAAAGCTTGTTGGGATGCTTCTATATTGTACAGTGAACCGAAACGTGAATGCCCAAAGATGGATGGCTATGGACCTTCTTCGATAGATTGTAGAGGTTATAGTCCAGCTCACTCTCACCGCTACAATCAGGTTCAACCCATGGACTCTCTAATGCATTCAATGCAGGGTATGGATATATCACCACCACGTCATACATTGCGACACAGACCTTTGGGCGAGTTGCCATTGGCCAAGGATTTGGCACCGGATCTAGATCAATTGGACGATCTCTTGGGTTATATAGGTCACACCAGCCCCGAGTGTTTACCTTATCCGGTGGCTCAGTTAAATGCTCCTGCACCTTCTCCTCTGGGAAGTAATGCTGAGGCACAAGCTATATCAGTGATATTGAATCAACGAGCCTTAGAACAGGAATTTATAGCCAATCTCAATCAACAAGCCTTACAACAGCCATTGCCTGGCAGTTCAACACCCTCGATTGTAGCTGGCCACGACACGCGTTCATTGCACTCAATGCATGAACCAATTTCACACAATTCCTTTGAGTCCTATCACTCAACGAGTTTGAATGGTCGCAATGAAATACCATTCCAATATTGTCGCCTGCTCTTCTCTCATCTGGGCTTAGCAGGTTGGGAGCGACGTTCCCGAACTCATTTGCTGCAACGAACTGAGAAGCTATTGCGTGAATTGCGCAATGTAGACTTGCAAAAATGTCGTGAAACTCATAAGATGGCGGTTATTTATGTAGCCTCGGGTCAGGAGGATAAGAACAGTATTTTACGAAATGCCAGTGGCAGCACAATGTACGAAATGTTTGTTTCCGCCTTGGGTTGGGAAATAGATTTGGAGACACATAACGGATTCTTGGGTGGTCTGCCAAGACAAGGCTGCGGTGCCACGGCACCCTATTATGCTACACCATTTTTAGAGGTTATCTATCATGTGGCCACACGCATGCCTTCAGATTCACCAGAAGcaattttacttaaaaccaGACATTTGGGAAATGATGAAGTGCACATTGTGTGGAGCGAACATTCTCGCGATTATCGTCGTGATATTTTGCCAACAGAATTTTGTGATGTTCTTATTGTGGTATATCCCCTAAAGAATGGTCTATTTCGTGTAACGGTGAATCGTAAACCGGAAGTACCGTGGTTTGGTCCCTTGGCCAATGAGAGTGTGGTTAGTGGCGCCTGTCTGGCAACATTAATACGAGCAACCGCTATTAATGCTAGTCGCACTAAAAGAGCTGCTCTCCCTTTATATCAGCAATA tTATGAAGAACGTAATCGTTCTTTGGATAGTGTTTCGTCTAGATATAAAGAGAGCACTACATTTGAGGACTTTGCTAATCGTATTTATAATCCAATGCCCATGTCTGCATATGCTACTCTCAGAGATACTACCAACAATTCAGCGCCATTGGCTGCAGCTTTAATTGATCATCAACGATCTTCGGTGAAGG GTTGGGTACAGGCTTCAATTGATGCAAATATGAAAGAAATTCCCTTGGGTATAATGCCTTCTGTTTCCGCTTCTTCGACAGCAGCTATGGAAGCTATGAATTCTTCAAATTCACCAAGAGGTGCACGAAAACTAGGCTCCACCTTTAAGGGTGGACCGAAACGTCTGCATACGGGAAATCATACAACACCACCAGAGAGTCCCACTTTACCATTgcgcaaatttaaataa